From the Limanda limanda chromosome 2, fLimLim1.1, whole genome shotgun sequence genome, one window contains:
- the LOC133015667 gene encoding zinc finger protein 658B-like, whose translation MDPESSASVLCRCGTESDHLPECNISDVPYMDRNRPGRGDGRDCARDQSISETDWEIVSVQIQTGEEESQEASEVTVQTREGFTLHSGDKDNPPAAEEPGTPHKIWRKQLRTRRHMCQKAKKHQRGVKPYKCVHCRKRFTFQNPLILHLRSHSVRKPFVCPVCGMNFYLMRHVRSHLTKHTINTSVMLEVQEEAETENGLINSGGEWDPTNSAPPSELDLSSHRPQEKMLLSKRAAEIIHHVEPTPTIPALDHSPAPEGPTPERQESEDEQPLENPSVEPRHYQGPHRPKKKANCPTCGKVFPHNSGLRRHLVIHSGKKPYKCFICGRGFTQSGNLKTHMKVHKGEVKIWSLVRETPPKAAPVTVHVCGECGMEFPQKQQLEEHRDTHKKPYACPDCTKTFKDKYYLKQHMRTHAVEPTFLCSECGKSCVSAGSLRKHELTHTGEKNFHCVQCGRTFAQSSHLNVHLKTHTGERPHLCSICGKSYARASALKVHLRVHTGEKPYTCDKCGKCFHYDQGYRKHLKNHNKKPKPPTKPLGRPKQQPLVEMGSENPDDFGPAVILAEEDHQEIGGLINSDGEEVDFSDLGESAVPGIVIPESPSKTFDLTENEKPASLHSCSVCGKDFPYASKLQRHLRTHSGERPFPCSMCEKRFPEKGLLMIHERVHTGEKPFPCTFCEKRFASQGELRLHRRTHTGERPYHCSICLKSFSRHWHLKTHLEAMHSEVVAGFIRKKFPCSDCDKSCNSAAELRDHQRTHTGERPYQCSFCDKRFALSGTLVRHERLHTGITPYHCSDCGKTFAQQWTLTTHMRTHTGEKPYSCTQCDKSFVAPGELRRHTRIHTGEKPYTCSDCGRHFSLAGTLRNHKRSCTQNKSESDSGVISDPVQAPVGESSQKDLSDDISAEVSDTQSSPSSEEPCPLEGLNCDKAAQCENTQREPKVQQQEQQQEVAATSPQMNVIVKEEEEEEPLCEEAPEQMSGSEDCTMTEETEEEEQQQEEESRTDIRITVKEEEEPDNMSEEDPDCVANSEKDSPPSSPVEDPLTNNQTKSSYCCGLCGRDCHKMSALQIHMRIHSGEKPFQCSLCGKQFTQKGQLKGHQKVHTGEKPFSCPDCGKSFAHSGAMNRHRLTHTGERPYHCSVCDRSFNQSGRLREHEKIHFGEKFDCPECEKSFTRASSLKNHFRLHTGERPYGCDVCGRGFSRSQSLRLHKRKHELIQTEEESASSVKNDEFSQSDDDSPINMCITDKNDL comes from the exons ATGGATCCG GAATCATCTGCATCTGTCCTCTGCCGATGTGGAACCGAGTCTGATCATTTACCCGAGTGCAACATCAGTGATGTCCCTTACATGGATAGAAACCGACCCGGACGTGGCGATGGAAGGGACTGTGCTCGAGATCAGAGCATATCTGAGACTGACTGGGAAATAGTTTCAGTACAGATTCAAACTGGGGAGGAAGAGAGTCAAGAAGCTTCTGAGGTCACAGTTCAGACGAGAGAAGGATTCACACTTCATTCTGGTGACAAGGACAATCCCCCTGCAGCAGAAGAACCTGGAACACCACACAAGATTTGGAGGAAACAGCTCAGAACTCGAAGGCATATGTGCCAAAAGGCCAAGAAACACCAAAGAGGAGTTAAACCGTACAAATGTGTCCACTGTCGGAAGCGGTTCACCTTTCAGAACCCTCTAATCCTGCACCTACGGAGTCACTCGGTGAGGAAGCCGTTTGTCTGCCCGGTCTGTGGGATGAACTTTTATCTGATGAGACACGTCAGGTCTCATTTGACCAAACACACTATAAACACCAGCGTCATGTTGGAGGTGcaagaggaagcagagacagaaaatggTTTGATCAACTCAGGAGGAGAATGGGATCCGACCAACTCTG CTCCGCCCTCAGAGCTGGATCTCAGCTCACATCGGCCACAGGAGAAAATGCTCCTGAGCAAGAGAGCTGCAGAGATTATTCACCATGTTGAGCCGACTCCTACAATACCGGCCCTGGATCACAGCCCAGCACCTGAAG GACCAACTCCAGAACGGCAAGAATCTGAGGATGAACAGCCTCTGGAAAACCCTTCAGTGGAGCCGAGACACTACCAGGGGCCGCACCGACCCAAGAAGAAGGCCAACTGTCCGACCTGTGGAAAAGTCTTCCCTCACAACTCGGGTCTGAGGCGACACCTTGTGATTCACTCGGGTAAAAAACCATACAAGTGCTTCATATGTGGCAGAGGATTCACCCAGAGCGGAAACCTCAAAACTCACATGAAGGTCCACAAAG GAGAGGTAAAGATCTGGTCATTAGTTCGAGAGACTCCCCCGAAAGCCGCTCCTGTGACAGTCCATGTGTGTGGAGAGTGTGGGATGGAGTTCCCTCAGAAACAACAGCTGGAAGaacacagagacactcacaAGAAGCCTTACGCGTGTCCTGACTGCACCAAGACATTCAAAGACAAGTATTATTTAAAACAGCACATGCGCACTCACGCCGTAGAGCCAACGTTTCTCTGTTCCGAGTGCGGAAAGAGCTGCGTCTCTGCAGGTTCTCTCCGAAAACACGAGTTGACGCACACTGGAGAGAAGAATTTCCACTGCGTCCAGTGTGGGAGGACATTTGCACAATCCTCCCACCTCAACGTGCACCTGAAAACTCACACGGGCGAGCGGCCTCATCTCTGCTCCATCTGCGGCAAAAGCTACGCCAGAGCATCGGCTCTGAAAGTTCACCTACGAGTTCACACCGGGGAGAAACCCTACACGTGTGATAAGTGTGGCAAGTGCTTCCATTACGATCAAGGTTATCGAAAGCATCTGAAGAATCACAACAAGAAGCCGAAGCCCCCAACAAAACCTCTGGGGAGACCCAAACAGCAGCCGTTAGTG GAGATGGGCTCTGAAAACCCAGACGACTTCGGACCAGCTGTGATCCTCGCGGAGGAAGATCACCAGGAAATAGGAGGTCTGATCAACTCTGACGGGGAGGAGGTCGATTTCTCAGATCTCG GAGAGAGTGCCGTCCCCGGTATCGTGATTCCCGAATCTCCCTCAAAGACATTCGATCTCACAGAGAATGAAAAACCAGCATCTCTCCACAGCTGCTCAGTGTGCGGCAAAGACTTTCCCTACGCCTCCAAACTTCAACGCCACCTACGCACGCACTCCGGAGAGAGGCCCTTCCCCTGCTCCATGTGCGAGAAGAGATTTCCCGAGAAGGGGCTGCTCATGATCCACGAAAGGGTCCACACGGGGGAGAAGCCGTTCCCATGCACTTTCTGCGAGAAACGCTTTGCGAGTCAGGGGGAGCTGCGGCTCCACCGGCGGACGCACACCGGCGAGCGGCCGTACCACTGCTCCATCTGTCTGAAGAGCTTCTCTCGTCACTGGCACCTGAAAACACACTTAGAGGCGATGCACTCGGAGGTGGTCGCCGGCTTCATAAGGAAGAAGTTTCCGTGTTCGGACTGCGACAAGAGCTGCAACTCAGCGGCCGAGCTGAGGGATCATCAGAGGACTCACACCGGAGAGAGGCCCTACCAGTGCTCCTTCTGTGACAAACGTTTTGCCTTGTCCGGTACTCTGGTGAGACATGAGCGTCTCCACACCGGCATCACACCGTACCACTGCTCTGACTGTGGGAAGACATTCGCGCAGCAGTGGACGCTGACAACACACATGCGGACgcacacaggagagaaaccctACAGCTGCACACAGTGCGACAAGTCGTTTGTAGCGCCCGGAGAGCTGCGGAGACACACCAGGATTCACACCGGGGAGAAGCCGTACACCTGCAGCGACTGCGGCCGGCACTTCTCTCTGGCAGGAACTCTCCGAAACCACAAACGCTCGTGTACACAGAACAAAAGTGAATCCGATTCAGGCGTCATCTCAGACCCAGTTCAAGCTCCAGTTGGTGAATCGTCCCAGAAAGACCTGAGCGACGACATCAGTGCTGAG GTGTCAGACACACAGAGTTCACCCAGTTCAGAGGAGCCCTGTCCTCTGGAGGGTCTCAACTGTGACAAAGCAGCTCAGTGTGAAAATACCCAGAGGGAACCAAAGgtacagcagcaggagcagcagcaggaggtggcAGCAACCAGTCCACAAATGAATGTAAtcgtgaaggaggaggaagaagaggaaccTTTGTGTG AAGAAGCTCCTGAGCAGATGTCTGGGAGTGAAGATTGTACCATGACAGAGGaaactgaagaggaggag cagcagcaggaggaggagagcaggacagaTATCAGGATTACagtgaaagaagaagaggaacctGATAACA TGTCTGAAGAGGATCCCGATTGTGTTGCTAACAGTGAAAAAGACAGTCCTCCATCCTCACCAGTGGAGGATCCTTTGACCAACAATCAGACAAAGAGCTCTTACTGTTGTGGGCTCTGTGGAAGAGACTGTCACAAGATGTCCGCGCTGCAGATCCACATGAGAATCCACTCGGGAGAGAAACCCTTTCAGTGCTCTCTGTGTGGGAAGCAGTTCACCCAGAAAGGTCAACTCAAAGGTCACCAGAAAGTCCACACGGGGGAGAAACCCTTCTCCTGCCCGGACTGCGGGAAGAGCTTCGCCCATTCGGGGGCGATGAACAGACACCGACTCACGCACACGGGGGAGAGGCCTTACCACTGCTCCGTGTGCGACAGGAGCTTCAACCAGTCCGGCCGCTTGAGGGAGCATGAGAAAATCCACTTCGGGGAGAAGTTCGACTGCCCCGAGTGCGAAAAGAGTTTCACGCGAGCCTCAAGCCTCAAGAACCATTTCCGGCTCCACACGGGGGAGAGGCCGTACGGCTGCGACGTCTGTGGGAGAGGATTCAGCCGCTCGCAGAGCCTGAGGCTGCACAAACGTAAACACGAGCTGATACAGACTGAGGAGGAGTCTGCGTCCAGTGTGAAGAACGATGAATTCTCACAGAGCGACGATGACTCTCCGATTAATATGTGTATAACGGACAAAAACGACTtataa